Proteins encoded by one window of Synechococcus sp. WH 7805:
- a CDS encoding MBL fold metallo-hydrolase: MTATATYLGANGWFLEVADLRVLLDPWLFGPLVFPPGPWLLKGEMPSLQPVPESIDLLLLTQGLQDHAHPETLMMLSKDLPVVGSAAAAKVAKRLGFTSVQTLNPGESTERGPLQIRATAGAAVPAVENGYLLDWPGGSLYLEPHGVLDPSLEERPVQTVITPVVDLGLPLVGNFITGASVMPDLISRFQPQQVLASTTGGDVRFSGLISKVLEAGGQSEASPEATERCMLITPTVGEAIPLAASPS, from the coding sequence ATGACCGCAACTGCCACTTACCTCGGCGCCAATGGTTGGTTTCTCGAGGTTGCGGATCTGCGCGTGCTGTTGGACCCCTGGCTGTTTGGCCCCCTGGTGTTTCCCCCTGGCCCCTGGCTGCTGAAAGGAGAGATGCCCTCGCTGCAGCCTGTGCCTGAGTCAATTGATCTGCTGCTGCTCACCCAGGGCCTTCAGGATCACGCCCACCCTGAAACCCTCATGATGTTGAGCAAAGATCTGCCCGTGGTGGGATCTGCCGCAGCGGCCAAGGTGGCGAAGCGGCTGGGCTTCACCTCCGTTCAGACGCTTAACCCTGGTGAAAGCACAGAGCGTGGCCCTTTGCAGATTCGCGCCACCGCTGGTGCTGCCGTTCCGGCCGTGGAGAACGGGTACCTGCTCGACTGGCCTGGTGGATCTCTCTACTTAGAACCCCATGGGGTGCTGGATCCCTCCCTAGAGGAGCGCCCCGTGCAGACGGTGATCACACCTGTGGTGGATTTAGGCCTGCCCCTGGTGGGCAACTTCATCACCGGCGCCAGCGTGATGCCGGATCTGATCAGCCGCTTTCAGCCCCAACAGGTGCTGGCAAGCACCACAGGCGGAGACGTGCGCTTCAGCGGCCTGATCAGCAAAGTGCTGGAAGCTGGCGGTCAGTCGGAAGCCAGCCCTGAGGCCACCGAGAGATGCATGCTGATCACCCCCACCGTGGGTGAAGCCATTCCCCTCGCAGCGAGCCCTAGCTAA
- a CDS encoding secondary thiamine-phosphate synthase enzyme YjbQ, protein MALDQALSRLEIQTKGSGFNRIDGSLNNWIRSTQMQCGVVHLTCLHTSCSLTINENADPRVLLDLAAWMDAIVPQDGAGPLAANGQRRRYLHDDEGNDDMPAHIRTALTHQTLSLSVENGQLLLGTWQAVYLWEHRSAPHRRTIACHLIGETRTNKKAVADTSTNLQRRNGEKLNELVQAKHIPEAWAEDGGVDTEVDLLIDRLHEIADDPR, encoded by the coding sequence ATGGCGCTGGATCAAGCGCTCAGCCGACTGGAGATACAGACCAAGGGTTCAGGCTTCAATCGCATCGATGGTTCCCTGAACAATTGGATCCGCAGCACCCAGATGCAGTGCGGCGTTGTACATCTCACCTGCCTGCACACCAGTTGCAGCCTCACCATCAATGAAAACGCCGACCCGCGGGTGCTGCTGGATCTCGCGGCCTGGATGGACGCGATCGTTCCGCAGGATGGCGCCGGTCCACTGGCAGCCAACGGACAGCGGCGGCGTTACCTGCATGACGACGAAGGCAACGACGACATGCCGGCCCACATCCGCACCGCGCTCACCCATCAAACCCTGAGCCTGAGTGTCGAGAACGGCCAACTGCTTCTCGGGACCTGGCAAGCCGTGTATCTCTGGGAACACCGCTCGGCGCCTCACCGGCGCACGATCGCTTGTCACCTGATCGGTGAAACACGAACAAACAAGAAAGCCGTTGCCGACACCAGCACCAACCTGCAACGCCGCAATGGCGAAAAACTGAATGAACTGGTGCAGGCAAAACACATCCCGGAAGCCTGGGCCGAGGATGGCGGCGTGGACACCGAGGTGGATCTACTCATCGACCGCCTGCATGAAATCGCAGACGACCCACGATGA
- a CDS encoding MFS transporter produces MTPTKPTASTTRVLLAGLIGNVMEWYDFAVYGYFATVIGREFFPSSDPASSLIGAFGAFAAGFLVRPLGGVVFGRIGDLFGRRRALSLSVMAMAIPTVLMGVLPTHQQIGVAAPIAVVVLRLIQGLSVGGEYTSSIIFLSEHAPQRQRGFYAIWGLWGSVLGMLLGSGFGDLLAHTLTPDQLGSWGWRLPFVLGALVAFTGIVIRQGIGAEVIEPKVRAPVRETFGRYRLQVLQVMALNIASSVGYYATFVYAVSYLEDIDNFRDTTALSLNTGILAVLLLLYPIAAWLSDRIGRKPMLISGSALMCFGALSFFDLMHSTDPQLVLRGELGLTIAVALLAGGKNPANVELMPAAVRCTGLAVAFNIAEGYFGGTTPLIATWLISRTGNPMLPGAWVALAGLITLITAVFFTRETAFRPLEESP; encoded by the coding sequence ATGACCCCGACGAAACCGACAGCCAGCACCACCAGGGTTCTGCTGGCCGGCCTGATCGGCAACGTGATGGAGTGGTACGACTTCGCGGTGTATGGCTACTTCGCCACGGTGATCGGCCGTGAGTTCTTCCCATCGAGCGACCCTGCCAGCTCCCTGATCGGAGCCTTCGGAGCCTTTGCCGCAGGCTTTCTGGTGCGGCCCTTGGGCGGTGTGGTGTTCGGCCGCATCGGCGACCTATTCGGTCGTCGCCGTGCCCTCAGCCTCTCGGTGATGGCGATGGCAATCCCAACCGTGCTGATGGGAGTGCTGCCAACCCATCAACAAATCGGTGTAGCGGCTCCGATCGCCGTGGTGGTGCTGCGGTTGATCCAGGGGCTGTCCGTAGGCGGCGAGTACACCAGCTCGATCATTTTTCTGAGCGAACATGCCCCCCAGCGCCAGCGAGGGTTCTACGCGATCTGGGGGCTATGGGGCTCCGTGCTGGGCATGCTGTTGGGATCCGGCTTCGGGGATTTACTCGCCCACACCCTGACGCCCGATCAGTTGGGGAGCTGGGGTTGGCGTTTGCCCTTCGTCTTGGGAGCTCTTGTTGCCTTCACTGGCATTGTCATTCGCCAGGGGATCGGCGCGGAGGTAATCGAACCGAAGGTGCGAGCACCGGTACGGGAGACGTTCGGACGTTACCGGCTGCAGGTGCTGCAGGTGATGGCCCTGAACATCGCCAGCAGCGTCGGCTACTACGCCACCTTTGTGTATGCCGTGAGCTATTTGGAAGACATCGACAACTTCCGCGACACCACAGCGCTGAGCCTGAACACCGGCATCCTCGCGGTGCTCTTGCTGTTGTATCCGATTGCGGCCTGGCTATCGGATCGCATCGGACGCAAACCGATGCTGATCAGCGGGTCTGCCTTGATGTGTTTCGGTGCGCTGTCGTTTTTTGATCTGATGCACAGCACTGACCCGCAGCTGGTGCTGCGCGGAGAACTCGGACTCACCATTGCGGTCGCCCTGCTCGCTGGCGGTAAGAATCCAGCCAATGTGGAGCTGATGCCCGCAGCTGTGCGATGCACCGGTCTGGCCGTGGCCTTCAACATCGCCGAGGGTTATTTCGGAGGGACCACCCCCTTGATTGCCACCTGGTTGATCAGCCGCACAGGCAATCCAATGCTTCCAGGAGCCTGGGTGGCTCTGGCAGGGCTGATCACTTTGATCACGGCGGTTTTCTTTACCCGCGAAACAGCATTCCGGCCCTTGGAGGAGTCACCCTGA